A window of Tautonia plasticadhaerens contains these coding sequences:
- a CDS encoding TolC family protein, giving the protein MDGRRSTAHAALAVLLVAALSGPAAAQGPPIPAPVLPARVGPPSSDAGATIPAPIVVRVGRPGHGPGGPPALPPALPPDAVLGDTGPSLSPLVVIPDGPEDEGPPDGLSLEAAVATLLRRSPLLQARAFEIPIARANALQNGLPKNPFIFLGVEGIPYGNYREGKPGEIAYDFTLVKPFSITGIPRKHGRAGLQGVRVIEARYREEVLLEVEWLHHLWVEVLRARETGRFARATVEALKRTLAEARDRRRPEDLDALEVEHALISFMAEEERARLRAAYTSLAEALGLPPEAAEGLAIRDRLHRRADPPPDGGLIGMALEHRPDLSRLRQEIHHAELEVDVARAAGVPEIYPLFAPSDYAQHPVEGERGSWSWSSGALVPLPILNRNQGDVRHAQLNVAQLRAELELMQRRVVTEVRNAVEEVRGSGRDLDLLERQIIPRVRQYQARARDRYLAGEIDDEAYLAHLQEYQEVAMEYRDALVRHRRATLRLNTEVGCPVLP; this is encoded by the coding sequence ATGGATGGACGCCGGTCGACGGCGCATGCCGCGCTCGCCGTGCTCCTCGTCGCGGCCCTCTCGGGCCCTGCGGCGGCCCAAGGGCCGCCCATCCCCGCGCCGGTCCTGCCCGCGCGGGTCGGCCCGCCCTCCTCGGACGCCGGGGCGACGATCCCCGCGCCGATCGTGGTTCGGGTCGGGCGGCCGGGACACGGGCCCGGTGGGCCTCCTGCGCTCCCCCCGGCGCTGCCCCCCGACGCGGTCCTCGGCGACACCGGGCCGAGCCTGTCGCCCCTGGTCGTGATCCCTGACGGGCCCGAGGACGAGGGGCCGCCCGACGGCCTCTCGCTGGAGGCCGCCGTCGCGACCCTCCTACGCCGCAGCCCGCTGCTGCAGGCCCGGGCCTTCGAGATCCCGATCGCCCGGGCCAATGCCCTGCAAAATGGCCTGCCGAAGAACCCGTTCATCTTCCTCGGAGTCGAGGGCATCCCCTACGGCAACTACCGCGAGGGCAAGCCCGGCGAGATCGCCTACGACTTCACGCTGGTCAAGCCGTTCAGCATCACGGGGATCCCCCGGAAGCACGGCCGGGCCGGCCTGCAGGGGGTGCGGGTCATCGAGGCCCGCTACCGGGAGGAGGTCCTCCTGGAGGTCGAGTGGCTGCACCACCTCTGGGTCGAGGTGCTCCGGGCCCGGGAGACCGGCCGCTTCGCCCGCGCGACGGTCGAGGCGCTAAAACGGACGCTGGCCGAGGCCCGCGACCGCCGGCGCCCCGAGGACCTCGACGCGCTGGAGGTCGAGCACGCGCTGATCTCCTTCATGGCCGAGGAGGAGCGGGCGCGGCTGCGGGCGGCGTACACGTCGCTGGCCGAGGCGCTGGGCCTGCCGCCCGAGGCGGCCGAGGGCCTGGCGATCCGCGACCGGCTGCACCGCCGCGCCGATCCGCCGCCCGACGGGGGCCTCATCGGCATGGCCCTGGAGCATCGCCCCGACCTGTCGCGGCTTCGGCAGGAAATCCACCACGCCGAGCTGGAGGTGGACGTCGCCCGGGCCGCGGGGGTCCCGGAGATCTACCCCCTGTTCGCGCCGTCGGACTACGCGCAGCACCCGGTCGAGGGCGAGCGCGGCTCCTGGAGCTGGTCCTCGGGGGCGTTGGTGCCGCTGCCGATCCTCAACCGCAACCAGGGGGACGTCCGGCACGCGCAGCTCAATGTTGCCCAGCTTCGGGCGGAGCTGGAGCTGATGCAGCGTCGCGTGGTCACGGAGGTCCGCAACGCCGTCGAGGAGGTCCGCGGCTCGGGCAGGGACCTCGACCTGCTGGAGCGGCAGATCATCCCCCGGGTCCGGCAATACCAGGCCCGGGCCCGCGACCGCTACCTCGCCGGCGAGATCGACGACGAGGCGTACCTCGCGCACCTCCAGGAATATCAGGAGGTGGCGATGGAATACCGGGATGCCCTCGTCCGCCACCGTCGCGCGACCCTGCGGCTCAACACGGAGGTCGGCTGCCCGGTCCTGCCCTGA
- a CDS encoding HPP family protein, whose translation MSTNGQGGAGGRRPGVAVPDLIWAPLAVGSLLAAIGLIGVAAGQPWLFPSLGPSAFLQAEKPGDKSARSYNTVVGHLVGLAAGVVAVLLLGASDAPGVLATRELVPIRVGAATLATVLTMLGLGLLRASHPPAAATMLLVALGGFPPTWTTAGTVAAGVLILAVLGEGVRWLRRSIFPAPDSRGQGPAAGDLVG comes from the coding sequence ATGAGCACCAACGGGCAAGGGGGGGCCGGCGGCCGCCGGCCGGGCGTGGCGGTCCCCGACCTGATCTGGGCCCCGCTGGCGGTCGGCTCGCTGCTGGCGGCCATCGGGCTGATCGGCGTGGCGGCAGGCCAGCCGTGGCTGTTCCCCAGCCTCGGGCCGTCGGCCTTCCTCCAGGCCGAGAAGCCGGGGGACAAGTCGGCGCGGTCCTACAACACGGTCGTCGGGCATCTCGTCGGCCTGGCGGCCGGCGTGGTCGCGGTCCTGCTGCTCGGGGCGTCCGACGCCCCGGGCGTGCTGGCCACCAGGGAGCTGGTGCCGATCCGCGTCGGGGCGGCGACGCTGGCGACCGTGCTGACGATGCTCGGGCTGGGCCTGCTGCGGGCCTCGCACCCGCCCGCGGCGGCCACCATGCTGCTGGTCGCCCTCGGCGGCTTCCCGCCGACCTGGACGACCGCCGGCACGGTCGCCGCCGGGGTGCTCATCCTCGCCGTGCTCGGCGAGGGCGTCCGGTGGCTCCGCCGCTCGATCTTCCCGGCCCCGGATTCCCGCGGCCAGGGCCCGGCCGCGGGCGACCTTGTGGGATGA
- the fmdA gene encoding formamidase has translation MSEPAMNRRDLLGAAGLGAVPAGAAQGAPPDLGHGHPAHDLGVRTLFHVDPDRKMAEQPIPGHNRLHPDIPAVVEVAPGDEFRVECQEWTDNQVGNNDSAEDDAHADLHAVHMLSGPFRIKGAEPGDLLVVDVLDIGPMRGWGYTGIFPKTNGGGFLTDHFPDAHKAVWDFYGVYATSRHLPGVKFAGLSHPGQLVTAPPPKLLDTWNARERALIDTDPDRVPPLAYPPSPDYALAGTASGNARDRIARECARTVPPRESGGNIDMKNLTRGARIYLPVHVEGGNLSVGDLHFSQGDGEITFCGAIEMAGWIHLGVDLIKGGMALYQQTTPMIARSPLEPHHSDYLCFSGLSVKEDGTQTYLDANVAYRNACLSAIRYLTTVLDDSPQQAYLLLGAAPIVGRVAGIVDIPNAFLTVELPTAIFDRDILPGAGGER, from the coding sequence ATGAGTGAACCGGCCATGAACCGACGCGACCTGCTCGGCGCCGCCGGCCTGGGGGCCGTGCCCGCCGGGGCCGCCCAGGGGGCCCCGCCCGACCTCGGCCACGGCCACCCGGCCCACGACCTCGGCGTGCGGACCCTCTTCCACGTCGACCCCGACCGGAAGATGGCCGAGCAGCCCATCCCCGGCCACAACCGCCTGCACCCCGACATCCCGGCCGTCGTCGAGGTCGCCCCGGGCGACGAGTTCCGCGTCGAGTGCCAGGAGTGGACCGACAACCAGGTCGGCAACAACGACAGCGCCGAGGACGACGCCCACGCCGACCTGCACGCCGTCCACATGCTCAGCGGGCCCTTCCGCATCAAGGGCGCCGAGCCGGGCGACCTGCTCGTGGTCGACGTCCTCGACATCGGCCCGATGCGCGGCTGGGGCTACACCGGCATTTTCCCCAAGACCAACGGCGGTGGCTTCCTGACCGACCACTTCCCCGACGCCCACAAGGCCGTCTGGGACTTCTACGGCGTCTACGCCACCTCGCGGCACCTGCCGGGCGTGAAGTTCGCCGGCCTCTCGCACCCGGGCCAGCTAGTGACGGCCCCCCCGCCGAAGCTCCTCGACACCTGGAACGCCCGCGAGAGGGCGTTGATCGACACGGACCCGGACCGCGTCCCGCCGCTGGCCTACCCGCCCAGCCCCGACTACGCCCTGGCCGGCACCGCCTCGGGCAACGCCCGCGACCGCATCGCCCGCGAGTGCGCCCGCACCGTGCCCCCGCGCGAGAGCGGCGGCAACATCGACATGAAGAACCTGACCCGGGGCGCCCGGATCTACCTGCCGGTGCACGTCGAGGGCGGTAACCTGTCGGTCGGCGACCTGCACTTCTCGCAGGGCGACGGCGAGATCACCTTCTGCGGCGCCATCGAGATGGCCGGCTGGATCCACCTGGGCGTCGACCTGATCAAGGGGGGCATGGCGCTCTATCAGCAGACGACCCCGATGATCGCCCGCAGCCCGCTGGAGCCGCACCATTCCGACTACCTCTGCTTCAGCGGGCTGTCGGTGAAGGAGGACGGGACGCAGACCTACCTCGACGCCAACGTCGCCTACCGCAACGCCTGCCTCTCGGCGATCCGCTACCTGACGACGGTGCTGGACGACTCGCCGCAGCAGGCGTACCTGCTGCTGGGGGCGGCGCCGATCGTCGGCCGGGTGGCGGGGATCGTCGACATCCCCAACGCCTTCCTGACCGTCGAGCTGCCGACGGCGATCTTCGATCGGGACATCCTGCCCGGGGCCGGGGGCGAGCGATGA